GTCGGAGTTCCCCAAGCCGGTCATCGCGGCGGTCGAGGGCTTCGCGCTCGGCGGCGGCTGTGAGCTGGCGGCCGCCTGCGACATCGTCATCGCCGGCGAGTCGGCCCGGTTGGGGGTTCCTGAGGTGCGCATCGGGGCCATCCCGGGCGCCGGCGGAACCCAGCGGATCATCCAGGCGGTCGGCAAGGCCAAGGCCATGACGATGCTGTTGACCGGCGATCCGCTCACCGCCGATCAGGCGTGCGAGGCCGGGCTGGTCGCCGAGGTGATCGCCGACGGCGAGGCCGTGGCGCGTGCGGTGGCGATGGCACAACGCATCGCAGAGAACTCACCGCTGGCGGTGACGCTGGCCAAAGACGCCGCCCTGCACGCCCTCGAAACCTCGCTGACGCAAGGACTCGAACACGAGAAGAGGAATTTCTACGTGGCGGTGCACTCCGCTGACTCAAGGGAGGGCCAGGCAGCCTTCCTGGCCAAGCGTGCACCGCGGTTCACCGGAAAGTAGGAGAAAGATGCCCGGACTGCTGTTCCCCGACTACGTCACCCCGTGGGAGACCGACGATCACAGACTGCTGCGCAAACACGCCGCCGCGTTCTTCGCCAAGGAAGCCACCCCCAATCAGGCCCGGTGGGCCAAACAGCAGCAGGTGGACCGGGAGTTCTGGAACAAGGCCGGCGATGCCGGCCTTCTGGGCCTCGACCTGCCCGATCAATACGGCGGCGGCGGTGGCACTTTCAGCCACGAGGCGGTGATTTTACAGGAGCGCACCTACG
This window of the Mycolicibacterium chubuense NBB4 genome carries:
- a CDS encoding enoyl-CoA hydratase-related protein, with amino-acid sequence MTEQILQSTRDGAVALLEINRPKAKNSLNDELLAAMAAELATLRRDDTVLAVVIAGVDGMFCAGADITALDEIRARALVTGDSAESFWSVLSEFPKPVIAAVEGFALGGGCELAAACDIVIAGESARLGVPEVRIGAIPGAGGTQRIIQAVGKAKAMTMLLTGDPLTADQACEAGLVAEVIADGEAVARAVAMAQRIAENSPLAVTLAKDAALHALETSLTQGLEHEKRNFYVAVHSADSREGQAAFLAKRAPRFTGK